Proteins encoded together in one Mycobacterium simiae window:
- a CDS encoding class I SAM-dependent methyltransferase, whose amino-acid sequence MRSQSRTGAHDLTPLEETALLTQYARALDSRWPRPILGDTLAANIVERIDYDFAGLGIPASVVCQTALRAKMLDERVRAFTAEHPDAVVVDLGAGLDSGPFRVGPPDTVDWYSIDLPGVSALRAQLLPTNARAHVVTASVADQSWPNTIPADRPAMVIADGLFAFLSEPVLIALFRRITTYFTSGQLAFNDYGRIGWISRLAVKLAPQRMFSSVGAQWGYPGFEDPRVPEKWNPALTLVEEASLAHQPEVELFPGWIRFATKLSGMFEVSARKARILRYQF is encoded by the coding sequence ATGCGGTCCCAATCCCGTACTGGCGCGCACGACCTCACGCCGCTCGAGGAGACCGCGTTGTTGACCCAGTACGCCCGGGCACTGGACAGCCGCTGGCCCCGGCCGATTCTCGGCGACACGCTCGCCGCCAACATCGTCGAGCGAATCGACTATGACTTTGCTGGGCTCGGCATCCCCGCGAGCGTGGTGTGCCAAACGGCGCTGCGCGCCAAGATGCTTGACGAACGGGTGCGAGCCTTTACCGCCGAACACCCGGACGCCGTCGTCGTCGACCTCGGCGCCGGACTGGATTCCGGCCCGTTCCGGGTTGGGCCGCCCGACACCGTCGACTGGTACAGCATCGACCTGCCGGGGGTCAGCGCGTTACGCGCACAGCTGCTGCCGACCAACGCGCGCGCCCACGTAGTGACCGCCTCGGTGGCCGACCAGAGCTGGCCCAACACCATTCCCGCCGATCGGCCGGCCATGGTGATCGCCGACGGGCTGTTCGCTTTCCTGTCCGAACCGGTGCTGATCGCGCTGTTTCGACGCATCACGACGTACTTCACCTCCGGGCAGTTGGCGTTCAACGACTACGGCCGGATCGGCTGGATCAGCCGGCTGGCGGTCAAGTTGGCTCCGCAGCGGATGTTCAGCAGCGTCGGCGCCCAATGGGGTTATCCGGGGTTCGAGGACCCCAGGGTGCCCGAAAAATGGAATCCGGCGCTCACGCTGGTCGAAGAGGCCAGCCTGGCCCACCAGCCGGAGGTCGAGCTTTTTCCGGGCTGGATTCGGTTCGCCACCAAGCTGTCCGGGATGTTCGAAGTCTCCGCCCGCAAAGCGCGGATCCTGCGCTACCAGTTCTAG
- a CDS encoding nitroreductase family deazaflavin-dependent oxidoreductase, translated as MPLTGEYEPSPWDWSREQAEKYAESGGTEAADMKGKPIILLTTVGAKTGKLRKTPLMRVEHNGEYAVVASLGGAPKHPVWYYNIAKNPRVELQDGPVTRDYEAREVFGDEKAVWWERAVAAWPDYAEYQKKTERQIPVFVLTPVD; from the coding sequence ATGCCACTCACTGGAGAGTACGAACCGTCGCCCTGGGATTGGTCGCGGGAACAAGCCGAGAAGTACGCCGAGTCCGGCGGAACTGAGGCCGCCGACATGAAGGGCAAGCCCATCATCTTGCTGACCACGGTCGGGGCCAAGACCGGCAAACTCCGCAAGACGCCGCTGATGCGCGTCGAGCACAACGGCGAATATGCCGTCGTCGCCTCGCTCGGTGGGGCCCCGAAGCACCCGGTCTGGTACTACAACATCGCCAAGAACCCGCGCGTCGAGCTGCAAGACGGGCCGGTCACCCGGGATTACGAGGCGCGCGAGGTGTTCGGCGACGAGAAAGCCGTGTGGTGGGAGCGGGCCGTGGCGGCCTGGCCGGACTATGCGGAATACCAGAAGAAGACCGAACGCCAGATTCCGGTGTTCGTGTTGACCCCGGTGGACTGA
- a CDS encoding lysophospholipid acyltransferase produces MTDGRLATARELGRAGLRKVLQRSGVIEESGSPLATDPPAVARLLGAPWYDERLTRLADELGRDTTEVRAEAVGYLREMAASLDKRAVQGWRGFSRWLMRAYDVLVDEDQIAQLRKLDRKATLAFAFSHRSYLDGMLLPEMVLANRLSPALTFGGANLNFFPMGGWAKRTGTIFIRRQTKDIPVYRFALRAYAAQLVQDRANLAWSIEGGRTRTGKLRPPVFGILRYITDAVDEIDGPEVYLVPTSIVYDQLHEVEAMTTEAYGAVKRPEDLRFLVGLARQQGKRLGRAYLDFGEPLPLRKRLEEMRGDEVGTGTQIERIALDVEHRINRATPVTPTAVVSLALLGADRSLSISEVLATVQPLASYITARNWAVAGAADLTNRSTIRWTLHQLVASGVVSVYDAGTEAVWGIGADQHLVAAFYRNTAIHILVDRAIAETALLAAVEHATHSADGMVSPVTVRDEALNLRELLKFEFLFSGRAQFEKELADEVRLIGPVEDTSTPAAAAEVRSLLESADLLLAHLVLRPFLDAYHIVADRLAALEDEELDEDEFLADCLELGKQWELQRRITSAESRSMELFKTALRLARHRELVDGGDREHIAKRRQEFADEIATATRRVNAIAELARTRLIPALD; encoded by the coding sequence ATGACCGACGGGCGGCTCGCGACGGCACGGGAACTCGGACGCGCCGGCCTCCGAAAAGTGTTGCAGCGCAGCGGGGTTATCGAGGAATCGGGGTCACCGCTAGCTACCGATCCGCCCGCGGTGGCACGGCTGCTGGGCGCGCCGTGGTACGACGAGCGGCTGACCAGGTTGGCCGACGAACTCGGTCGCGACACCACCGAGGTGCGCGCCGAGGCCGTCGGGTACCTGCGCGAGATGGCGGCCTCGCTGGACAAGCGGGCGGTGCAGGGCTGGCGCGGATTCAGCCGTTGGCTGATGCGGGCCTACGACGTGTTGGTGGACGAGGATCAGATCGCGCAGCTGCGCAAGTTGGATCGCAAAGCGACGTTGGCGTTCGCCTTCTCGCACCGCTCGTACCTGGACGGCATGCTGCTCCCGGAAATGGTACTGGCCAACCGGCTCTCACCCGCGCTGACCTTCGGCGGGGCGAACCTGAACTTTTTCCCGATGGGCGGGTGGGCCAAGCGCACCGGCACCATCTTCATCCGCCGCCAGACCAAAGACATTCCGGTGTACCGCTTCGCGTTGCGCGCCTACGCCGCGCAGCTGGTGCAGGACCGCGCGAACCTGGCCTGGTCGATCGAGGGTGGACGGACCAGGACGGGCAAGCTGCGTCCGCCGGTCTTCGGCATTCTGCGTTACATCACCGATGCCGTCGACGAAATCGACGGTCCCGAAGTGTATTTGGTGCCGACCTCGATCGTCTACGACCAGCTGCACGAGGTCGAGGCGATGACCACCGAGGCCTACGGCGCGGTGAAGCGGCCGGAGGATCTGCGATTCCTGGTCGGGTTGGCCCGCCAGCAAGGCAAGCGGCTCGGTCGGGCCTACCTGGACTTCGGCGAACCGCTGCCGCTGCGCAAGCGCCTCGAGGAGATGCGCGGCGACGAGGTGGGGACCGGGACCCAGATCGAACGCATCGCGCTCGACGTCGAGCACCGGATCAACCGCGCGACGCCGGTCACGCCCACCGCGGTGGTGAGCCTGGCGCTGCTGGGAGCGGACCGGTCGCTGTCGATCAGCGAGGTGCTGGCCACCGTGCAACCGTTGGCCAGCTACATCACGGCGCGCAACTGGGCCGTCGCCGGGGCGGCGGACCTGACGAATCGCTCCACCATCCGCTGGACGCTGCATCAGCTGGTCGCCTCGGGCGTGGTCAGCGTCTACGACGCCGGCACCGAAGCGGTGTGGGGGATTGGCGCGGACCAGCACCTGGTTGCCGCGTTCTACCGCAACACCGCGATCCACATCCTGGTCGACCGCGCGATCGCCGAGACGGCGTTGCTGGCCGCGGTGGAACACGCCACGCACTCGGCGGACGGCATGGTGTCGCCGGTGACCGTGCGCGACGAGGCGCTCAACCTCCGGGAGTTGCTGAAGTTCGAGTTCCTGTTCTCGGGGCGGGCCCAGTTCGAAAAGGAGCTGGCCGACGAAGTCCGGCTGATCGGGCCGGTCGAGGACACCAGCACGCCCGCCGCTGCCGCCGAAGTGCGCAGCTTGCTCGAATCGGCCGACCTGCTGCTGGCACATCTGGTGTTGCGGCCGTTCCTCGACGCCTACCACATCGTCGCCGACCGGCTGGCCGCCTTGGAGGACGAGGAGCTCGACGAGGACGAGTTCCTGGCCGACTGCCTGGAGCTGGGCAAGCAGTGGGAACTGCAGCGTCGGATCACCAGCGCCGAGTCCAGGTCGATGGAGCTGTTCAAGACGGCGCTGCGGCTGGCCCGGCACCGTGAACTGGTCGACGGCGGCGACCGCGAGCATATCGCCAAGCGCCGTCAGGAGTTCGCCGACGAGATCGCGACCGCGACGCGACGGGTCAACGCGATCGCCGAGCTGGCCCGGACCCGGCTGATTCCGGCGCTGGACTGA